The Flavobacteriales bacterium nucleotide sequence AAATCTATAACATTTGATATTCCTCTTATGGTTAAGTCTAGCCTACTAAGGCTATCACATCCATTAGTGCTAGTGAATATTTCTTCATAAATATCACTTTCTGAATAGGTTGTTCCGTTCCAGACATATTCTTCACAGGCGGTTATATTCGTTGTAGTTATTGAGGTATCTAAAAGGGTTAGGTTTAGTGTAATGATTGAGTCACATCCATTTGAAGAGTCAAAAATTACGGTCGCAGTATTGTTACTCTCAAAATAAGTTACACCATCAGTCCAAGTGTATGAGCCACAATGCTCTTGTGTATCAATAGTGTAACTATTGTTGATGATTTGTAAATGTAATGTGTCTTTAATGCATCCGTTAGGGCTGTTGTAAATATACGTTCCGCTAGCATCATATACGCTGCCATTCCAACTGAAATTATTACAAGCTTCGACAGTGTCGTTTGATGAGCTGAAATTGTCCATGATTGTTAAGTCAAGATTGACAATTGAGTCACAGCCAAAGGAATCTGTAAGAGTATAGGTGGCTGAATTATTACTTTCATCATATGTAATTCCATCAATCCAAGTGAATGATTGACATTGAATCTGGAAGTCAAAAACATTTGAAATTTCTCTGACAATTAAATTTAGAGTTATCAAGCTATCACATCCATTACTAGCTGTGGATACTTCTTCGTATATACCGCTAGTAGTATATGTTGTTTCATTCCAAGTATAGCTGTTACACGCAGTGTCAGAAATAGTATTAAGAGAGGTTTCGAGAATATCTAGGTTTAGGGTAATTACTGAATCACAGCCATTAGCAGCGTCTAAAATGATACTCGCAGAGTTATTATCTTCTGAATATGTTATGCCATTTAGCCACATGAAAGATTCGCAGTGTGTTTGCGAGTCTATCGAATAGCTGTTTTCGAGAATTGTTAGATTTAAAGTTTCGTTGATACATCCGCTTTCGTTAGTAAATGTGTATGTACCGCTTGAATTATATGTTGTTCCATTCCAATAAAAAGAATTGCATGATTCAATAGTATCTGCCGGAAAGTTTAAGTCTTCCGAAATGGTTAGGTTTAAAGTTATTATTGAGTCACAGCCGATGGCATTTGTAAGAGTGTATGTAGCTTCAGAGTTACTTTCTGTATATGTTACGCCGTCTACCCATGTAAAAGGTGAGCAGTGTTCTTGAATGTCAACAGCGTATGAGTGCTCGTCTAATTGTAGTATTAGCCTAGCTGTGCTGTCGCAGGCTTCAGAATTAGAAAATATGGCGTCGTATGTTCCGCTTTCTGTATAGTTTGTTCCGTTCCATTCGTATTCTTGGCATGCTGATATGCTTGTTGTTGATAGTGGTGAATCAATAATCGTGAGGTTTAAAGTGGCTGTTGAATCGCAGCCATCAGAACTAGAAGTGATAAAGTTGTAAGTTCCACTTTCGGTATATGTTGTCCCATTCCAAAGAAATGATTCGCAATGCTCTTGATTATCAATACTGTTTGCTGAATTGTTTATTGTTAACTCTAGAGTTTCTATTCCACAGCCTTGATCATAAGAGTTATAGTAGTAATAGATTCCGCTTGTATTGTAAGTAGATCCTTTCCATTCGTGGCTATCGCATTTTTCTTCATAATATGTTAATGATGGAGAACTCGGAATTATGGTTAAGTCTAAAGTGATGATGGAGTCGCAACTGTTAGAGCTAAATATAGCATCAACGGCTTCAAAACTATTGCTAACGGTGTATGTTATTCCGTTGATCCAAGTGAAAGAATCACAGTGATGCTGAAAATCAATTTCGTAACAGAATTCATCCTCTTCTGAGTCTAAGCTAGTGATTGCTAGAATATCATTAGAAATATATAACGTAAAAAATAGGATTAAGAGTTTGATTTTTGGATTCATTCTAGATTAAGATTAAGTTCTTGTAAATTCTACACTATCAAATTTACAAAAAATAGTGTTAAATCATGTAGCCCATAGTTTTTTTTATCAATTAAAACCTTTTTTTTTATGCAAAAATTATAAATCAATCAAAAAACATAATATATTTACATAAAATTATAACCTTATGAAGACCTTAGTACAAGTTTCATCACTTTTGTTTGTGTTTTTAATTTCCTCATGTGATTTTAAAGAAGATTATGAATTGCCGAGTTGGGATATTGAGGCCTCTGCACCTATAGCTACGAGCAGTGTCAGTTTTGATGATTTGCTCGGAGACACCACACTTTCAATAGATACACTTGGTGATAAAAGCTTAGTTTTTGTTTATCAAAAGGATTTGGTAGAATATAATTTTGATGAAATTGTTGAGCTAAATTCAATTTCAATTAATAGATCAGAAGACCTAGGTAATGTGGATATTGATGATGTGTCTTTTTCTGATGGCGCAGCTTTACCTGCTACTCTTCAAAACTCTGCAGGTTTTCCGCTAGATAGCCCTTTTGAAAATGTTATCACAAATACATTAGAGTACGATGCAACAGATGATTTTTATTCCATAACATTTGCTGATGGTACAATAGAGTTGGCGATTAAAAATGAATTTAGTTTTGATTTAAGCAATATCAATATTACAGTTCAAGCTCAATCACAAGATATTAATTTTGATTTTCCATATCTTTCTGCTGGTCAAACGGATACACAAACTAAAGATTTATCGGGAAAAACGTTGGACGGATTGATTGAGGTTTCTATTACCAATGTTGATATTCCTAGTCAAAATAATTTATTTAATTTTTCTTCTCAGGATTCTCTTCTTTTGTTTGTTGCTATCAATGACATTAATTTTGATGAAGCTGATGTTATTTTACCAAGCCAAGAGTTGATTAATGAGGATACTACATTTGTTTTTGATGCAGGTGGAGCCTTATTAAATAGAGTTAAGATGAGTAGTGGTGAAATTAATATGGATATTACTAGCACATTAAAAAGTGTATTAAAATTTGAATATAACATTCCTAATGCTACTCTAAACGGTGTGCCTTTTTCAGTTTACAGAGAAATACCAGCGGAAGGTTCCATAAACGAAACTATTTCTTTAGCAAATTATGAGTTTGACTTAACAGGTCAAGATGGTAATCAAACCAATACCATTTATGTTGAATCATATGCTAGAATAGATTCTACCGGTGAGCAAGTTTCTATTTCTGTTGAAGATGGTGTTGAAAGTTCAATTTCTATTGAAAATATAGCGCCTTCAGCAGCTTGGGGCTTCTTGGGTCAAGACACCATCACTGAAAGTCGAGAAACCTCATTTTTAGATTTAAGCGCTCTGAAAGGTGATATTGACTTCGAGTTTGTTGAGGTGAAAATGGTTACCGAAAATAACTTAGGTGTTGCTGCTGATTTACATGTTATGAAAATTGAGAGTTCGAGCAATACATCTTCTATTGAATTAGAAAGTCCATTATTGGCTTCGCCTTTCACTATAGCACCAGGAATTGAAAGTTTAGATCCTGCTAATCCAGTATCTCCAACAATTACAGAAATTATTTTTGACGAATCTAATTCTAATATTGATAAAATTGTAGAAAGTAAGCCTAATAGTATAGCCTTTGATTTTGAAATGGTTGTGAATGGAGATAATAATAACCAAAATGATGGTTTTATTTATCTTGACTATGGCGTTAGTTCAGAGTTGCAAATCGAAATACCTGTATCGATGAAAGCGTCAAACATGGTAATGAAAGATACTGTTGATGTTAGTTTGTCTGTTCCAGAGATTATAACAGATGGTTCATTTACAATCGTAGTTAACAACGGATTCCCTTTTGATGCTGAAATCAAGATGGAGCTCATGAATAATGCAGGATTACTTTTAGAAACGTTGGAAAGTGAAAATATTGTTAGAGCTAGTGAGGTTGATATTGATGGTGTAACAGTAGCGTCTACTAATAGTGTTCTTAAGTTTCCTTTCGAAGATTTAAGTGTGCTTTTAGCTCGAACAAAAAAAATAGGAATAGAGATTACTTTAAACACACAGCCTAGCGAACAATTTGTCAAGCTATATAGTGACTATTCTATTGACATGACAGTGATTGCTAATTTTGAAAAATTAATAAGTCAGACAATTTTAGAATAGTATATATTCAAAATTTAAGACACTTTACATACAGATGATGAAAAACATAGCCTTAACATTCAGTTTGTTTTTACTGCCGCTTATTTCACTGGCTCAAGACAAATATAGTGTTGAATTGAATTCAGATATTGGATTGTACAATACGGCATTAGATGCTCAAACATTACTCAATTCCTTTGACTATATCGACGATGACCAAAAACAAGCCATACTAAGAAATATGGATGATGAAAATTATTTCTACGTTGACATTAATAATGTTATAAAATTTTCAAATAAAAAAGGATTGAGTTTAGCATTTGGAAATCATGTGACTTCCTATGGAATATTTGACGGTGAGATTGTTCGTCTAGCTCTTTATGGCAACACTAATTATTCTGGTGAGAGTTTTGATTTAACACCAGTAGAGGGTAAGTTTTTTCATTATTCGGATATTACCTTAGGTTTTAAGCTGACAGACCAATTGTCTTCTTCAGTATCACTTATTGCAGGTCACCAATTTGTTTCTGGTGAGTTTTCAAAATTAGACTTTTCATCTGCCGAATATGGTCAATCTATTTCCTATGATATGGCCCTAGAAGGTATTGAAAGTGTACCTGTGCGTTATATAATTGATAATAGATCCGATCTTGTTAAGCTCAAAGGTATAAATGAATTATTAAAAAGTGCTGGTAGAGGTTTTTCTGTTGGCTTTGATTATGAAGGTGAAATTTATGATGGGGAATACACTATTTCAGTCAAGGATTTAGGTTTTATTAAATGGGATGATGGCATACAAACAAACACATATAGTTTTGAAGTTAATGATCTTATTGTTCCTATGGAAGTCTCTGATTTTTCAGATATTGAATCTAGTTATTTTACTGCTGAATTGGATACCTTAAGAGATATCATCAACCCTGTCAACGAAAGTTATACTTTTACACTCCCCGCTCGATTAAATGGTTCTTTTAATAAGGGAATTGTTGGGAATAAATACACTGATGGATATACTATAACTGCTGAGCACAGAGTTGGTATGTATCCTATGCCAAGACTTGCGATTGATTTTCATAAGACTTTGAAACAACACGAGTTTATTCTTGGATATCATCTTGGTGGATTAGAAAAAAATGGGTTACAATTTAAATACAATTATAAGTCTGAGTGTATCCATTTTCAATTATTTACGCGACAAGCTAGTGTATTTGACCTTAATTCTATGTATGGTATAAACGTTGGAGTTGGCTTGAAATTTCTTTTTGGTAAAAAAGATAAAGAAACGCCAGAGAAATAGACTTGATCTTCATTATTAAAAAAACTGCTTAATTTTTGAGGTGTTTTTTCGCACTAAAGTGCCTATGCTTCCAATTTTATTCTTTCGAATTGCTTTGTAGTCTTCATAAGTCTTTAGGAGAATGTTTTTAAGGTTTTTGTTACTGACTCCACCTACTCTCATTCTAGTAATCACGCTAGGCATGTATTGAATTTTTAAGCTTTCATCTTTAAATACTCTTAACATAAAATCATAATCTGCTGATATTTTAAAGTTAAGATCAAATTCACCATGTTTTTCATAAACCTCTTTTTTAAGAAATAGAGTAGGGTGCGGGGGAGTCCATCCCTTTCTTAAAAGTTTTTTGTTAAAACAACAGCTCTTCCAACTCCTTATAACTTTGTTGATGTCGATCTTTTCTACGTATTCTAAATCGCCATAAACACCGTCAATGTCTTTCTGTATAAATGCTTTCTTAATTTTTTCTAGAACGTCTGTATCATATAGAAAATCATCAGAGTGAACAAAACCTATAATGTCTCCTTTGGCTTTCTCTTTTCCTTTGTTTAATGCATCATAAATCCCTAAATCAGACTGTGAATAGAATTTGATATTATCATTTTTTTCCAAAAGAGGTTTTAATCTTTCATCTGTTGAGTCTGTTGAAAGTCCATCAATTATAATAATCTCAATATTTTTATTTTTTTGTCTTAAGATTGAGAGTATGCAGGATTCTATAAAATGTGCGCGGTTAAATGTTGCAGTAATTATGGAAATTTTCATTTAATAAAAAGAATTATAGCAATATAATTAATTTAAATGACTGC carries:
- a CDS encoding DUF5723 family protein translates to MMKNIALTFSLFLLPLISLAQDKYSVELNSDIGLYNTALDAQTLLNSFDYIDDDQKQAILRNMDDENYFYVDINNVIKFSNKKGLSLAFGNHVTSYGIFDGEIVRLALYGNTNYSGESFDLTPVEGKFFHYSDITLGFKLTDQLSSSVSLIAGHQFVSGEFSKLDFSSAEYGQSISYDMALEGIESVPVRYIIDNRSDLVKLKGINELLKSAGRGFSVGFDYEGEIYDGEYTISVKDLGFIKWDDGIQTNTYSFEVNDLIVPMEVSDFSDIESSYFTAELDTLRDIINPVNESYTFTLPARLNGSFNKGIVGNKYTDGYTITAEHRVGMYPMPRLAIDFHKTLKQHEFILGYHLGGLEKNGLQFKYNYKSECIHFQLFTRQASVFDLNSMYGINVGVGLKFLFGKKDKETPEK
- a CDS encoding glycosyltransferase family 2 protein encodes the protein MKISIITATFNRAHFIESCILSILRQKNKNIEIIIIDGLSTDSTDERLKPLLEKNDNIKFYSQSDLGIYDALNKGKEKAKGDIIGFVHSDDFLYDTDVLEKIKKAFIQKDIDGVYGDLEYVEKIDINKVIRSWKSCCFNKKLLRKGWTPPHPTLFLKKEVYEKHGEFDLNFKISADYDFMLRVFKDESLKIQYMPSVITRMRVGGVSNKNLKNILLKTYEDYKAIRKNKIGSIGTLVRKNTSKIKQFF
- a CDS encoding T9SS type A sorting domain-containing protein, producing the protein MNPKIKLLILFFTLYISNDILAITSLDSEEDEFCYEIDFQHHCDSFTWINGITYTVSNSFEAVDAIFSSNSCDSIITLDLTIIPSSPSLTYYEEKCDSHEWKGSTYNTSGIYYYYNSYDQGCGIETLELTINNSANSIDNQEHCESFLWNGTTYTESGTYNFITSSSDGCDSTATLNLTIIDSPLSTTSISACQEYEWNGTNYTESGTYDAIFSNSEACDSTARLILQLDEHSYAVDIQEHCSPFTWVDGVTYTESNSEATYTLTNAIGCDSIITLNLTISEDLNFPADTIESCNSFYWNGTTYNSSGTYTFTNESGCINETLNLTILENSYSIDSQTHCESFMWLNGITYSEDNNSASIILDAANGCDSVITLNLDILETSLNTISDTACNSYTWNETTYTTSGIYEEVSTASNGCDSLITLNLIVREISNVFDFQIQCQSFTWIDGITYDESNNSATYTLTDSFGCDSIVNLDLTIMDNFSSSNDTVEACNNFSWNGSVYDASGTYIYNSPNGCIKDTLHLQIINNSYTIDTQEHCGSYTWTDGVTYFESNNTATVIFDSSNGCDSIITLNLTLLDTSITTTNITACEEYVWNGTTYSESDIYEEIFTSTNGCDSLSRLDLTIRGISNVIDFQEHCGEFTWIDGITYDESNNEATYILADSYGCDSIVTLSLEINEITNITYDTVSVCEAYEFYGITYDTSGTYTILQDNNNSCQKTILELSVFNTVFTSEYITACQTFEWNGEAYNESGTYTQTLSTTNGCDSIVSLNLTVNNGSTSSTTSITACNNYTWNGTTYNESGTYTINFNEESECDSTAILILNINNSSAPANDTVTACDNYSWNGETYTESGIYTYSSNNTEGCDSLATLFLTINNSYQSTEDITACDSYDWNGSTFTESGEYSFVSTNQAGCDSTLILELAINNTEVYENDIEIAEGESITIGNQTYDETGIYTDSLLSINGCDSIIITNLTIIPKSYNCNSNFDCTDPGDGTGYFQTLEACIENCVTSVVENESFNFNIYPNPFSSETNLEFQNSNREKLIIRVIDIRGRILREYKNVTSNHYIIKKESLTKGMYYIQIESKSKVVQKPIVIE